A genomic segment from Leptolyngbya boryana PCC 6306 encodes:
- a CDS encoding pentapeptide repeat-containing protein, translated as MLASELYRKYEEGHRAFSGADLHEEDLSLSLNQIDLRCATLNYCYARRAEFIRACLSGSIGSEIQLFEVDFREAELIGVDFKSAYISECSFESANISQAIITNSLITLSYFRNANLSQINLESTVLGNLDLRYANLRYANLTEAQIISCDLSYVDLSGATLNGAVLDNVCLFNTIMPSS; from the coding sequence ATGCTAGCTTCGGAGTTGTACAGGAAGTATGAAGAAGGGCATAGAGCGTTTAGTGGAGCCGATTTACATGAAGAAGATTTGTCTTTATCTCTAAATCAAATAGATCTGAGATGTGCAACCCTAAACTATTGCTATGCTAGGAGAGCAGAGTTTATCCGTGCTTGCCTTAGCGGATCAATTGGTTCAGAAATCCAACTCTTTGAAGTAGATTTTCGTGAAGCAGAATTGATTGGAGTGGACTTTAAATCGGCTTATATCAGCGAATGTTCATTTGAGTCCGCTAATATAAGTCAAGCCATAATAACCAACTCACTCATTACATTGTCCTACTTTCGTAATGCTAATCTCTCTCAGATTAACCTCGAATCTACGGTTCTTGGTAACTTAGATTTGAGATATGCAAATTTACGATATGCAAATTTAACTGAAGCTCAGATCATAAGCTGTGATTTGAGCTATGTCGACTTATCAGGAGCTACGTTAAACGGCGCTGTGCTTGATAATGTTTGCCTCTTTAATACAATTATGCCTAGCAGTTAG
- a CDS encoding DUF2330 domain-containing protein, protein MKSFRILCALLIIGLSCFFFVPKAWAFCGFYVAKADAKLYNQASQVAIARSGDHTVLTMANDYQGEVKDFAIVVPVPTVLQKEQVKVSDPKIIERLDAFSAPRLVEYFDPDPCETIDDRVLRMPMPSAPMSEANEAVRSRQGSLGVTVEAKFTVGEYDILILSAKESGGLETWLVENGYKIPRGAKQLLKPYIRQKLKFFVAKVNLDEFDKAGFQSLRPLQITYDSPRFMLPIRLGMINAQAAQDLIVYILSPKGQAEVTNYRTVKVPSDSEVPLFVKDEFSHFYKSMFEKSYDREDRKVAFLEYAWNMGNCDPCSAEPLNPEELKQAGVFWLEGSEPVVMPRGRRRPVVSSDVFITRLHVRYTRDKFPEDLMFQETNQQETFQGRYVLRHPFNGKTDCPAGRRYQRSLRQRFEEQAQTLARLTGWNIDEIRKKQPQVQSQLPWWQDVLMSISGM, encoded by the coding sequence ATGAAATCATTTCGCATTTTATGTGCATTGCTCATTATTGGTCTGAGTTGCTTTTTCTTTGTTCCAAAAGCTTGGGCGTTTTGTGGATTCTATGTTGCGAAAGCAGATGCAAAACTCTATAACCAAGCTTCTCAAGTCGCGATCGCTCGAAGTGGCGATCACACTGTTTTGACGATGGCGAATGACTATCAGGGTGAGGTGAAAGATTTTGCGATCGTGGTTCCCGTTCCAACGGTTCTACAGAAAGAACAAGTTAAAGTAAGCGATCCTAAAATCATCGAGAGATTAGATGCTTTTAGCGCGCCTCGATTAGTTGAGTATTTTGATCCAGATCCGTGTGAAACGATCGACGATCGCGTGTTACGGATGCCCATGCCATCTGCACCAATGAGTGAAGCAAATGAAGCTGTTCGGAGTCGTCAAGGCTCGCTAGGAGTCACTGTAGAAGCAAAATTCACCGTTGGGGAATATGACATTCTGATTTTAAGCGCAAAAGAATCGGGGGGATTAGAAACTTGGTTAGTTGAAAATGGCTATAAGATTCCGCGTGGGGCAAAGCAACTCTTAAAGCCTTACATTCGCCAAAAGCTCAAATTCTTTGTTGCGAAAGTCAATCTTGATGAGTTTGATAAAGCTGGATTTCAATCTCTTCGTCCCTTACAGATTACTTATGATTCGCCCCGGTTTATGCTCCCGATTCGATTAGGGATGATCAATGCTCAGGCGGCTCAAGACTTGATTGTTTATATCCTGTCTCCCAAAGGTCAGGCTGAGGTAACTAATTACAGAACGGTCAAGGTTCCTTCTGATTCTGAAGTTCCGTTGTTTGTCAAAGATGAGTTTAGTCACTTCTACAAATCAATGTTTGAGAAAAGCTACGATCGCGAAGATCGCAAAGTTGCTTTTCTAGAATATGCCTGGAATATGGGCAATTGTGATCCCTGTTCGGCTGAGCCTCTCAATCCTGAAGAATTGAAGCAAGCCGGGGTGTTCTGGCTAGAAGGTTCTGAACCTGTTGTGATGCCTCGTGGTCGTCGTCGCCCAGTTGTAAGCTCTGATGTGTTTATCACACGGCTGCATGTTCGCTACACGCGCGATAAGTTCCCCGAAGATCTAATGTTCCAAGAAACGAATCAGCAAGAAACATTCCAAGGACGCTATGTTTTGCGGCATCCTTTCAACGGTAAAACAGATTGTCCTGCTGGAAGACGCTATCAGCGATCGCTGCGCCAACGATTTGAAGAACAAGCGCAAACGCTAGCACGTCTTACAGGCTGGAATATTGATGAGATTCGCAAAAAACAACCGCAAGTTCAAAGCCAACTTCCTTGGTGGCAGGATGTATTGATGTCGATCTCTGGCATGTAA
- a CDS encoding RnfABCDGE type electron transport complex subunit D — protein MFQDARIYQILFLSLFLLVGIVTRDWSLHLSMVGTAIVTCLGSQWLMTRISEQSFTQSFPSALVTALGMSVLLRADHYLTIVLACSAAIASKFILRIGEKHLFNPGNFGIITALLLTSDAWVSPGQWGEEGWYAALFLATGGLVLKRVGRWDTTIAFLAMYGGLEAIRNYYLAWTWDVWGHRLMSGSLLMFSLFMITDPRTIPNSQIGRVIWASAIAVLTFILRNQFFVSTAVFWALFALAPLSIVIDKIFPDSRFSWEQSAATTESLSI, from the coding sequence ATGTTCCAAGATGCTCGAATTTATCAAATTCTCTTTCTTTCACTGTTTTTGCTCGTTGGCATTGTCACGAGAGATTGGTCATTACATCTGAGCATGGTTGGAACTGCGATCGTGACCTGTCTCGGATCACAATGGCTGATGACTCGAATCTCAGAGCAATCCTTTACTCAATCTTTCCCCAGCGCATTGGTTACAGCCTTGGGGATGAGCGTGCTATTGAGAGCAGATCATTACCTAACGATCGTACTTGCTTGTTCTGCTGCAATTGCTAGTAAATTTATCCTGCGGATTGGAGAGAAGCATCTCTTTAATCCGGGAAATTTTGGCATCATCACAGCCTTATTGCTTACTTCGGATGCTTGGGTTTCGCCAGGGCAGTGGGGTGAAGAGGGCTGGTATGCAGCGCTGTTTTTGGCAACGGGGGGATTAGTCCTCAAGCGAGTTGGCAGATGGGATACGACGATCGCGTTTCTTGCAATGTATGGCGGATTAGAAGCGATTCGGAATTACTACTTAGCTTGGACTTGGGATGTCTGGGGGCATCGATTGATGAGTGGATCGCTCCTGATGTTTTCCTTGTTTATGATTACTGATCCTCGAACCATTCCGAATTCTCAGATTGGGCGAGTCATTTGGGCAAGTGCGATCGCAGTCCTGACGTTCATTTTGCGAAATCAGTTTTTTGTCTCGACAGCAGTGTTTTGGGCATTGTTTGCACTGGCTCCGCTTAGCATTGTCATCGATAAAATCTTTCCTGATTCTCGCTTCTCGTGGGAACAGAGTGCAGCTACGACTGAGTCTTTATCAATCTAA
- a CDS encoding L-lactate MFS transporter — MKILTHKSELKVLGLPADQGRWLLLPLGMSVLLCLGSIYAWSVFRKPLESELNISATESLLPFTVALVFYAALMPIAGFYISKLGTRTMTAIGGIIVGCGYLLSSFVHQIEMMVLTYGVIAGTGVGIAYGVPMVVVSRWFPDQKGLAVGLTIVGFGLSPLITAPLANQLIDIYTVRPTLRILGIIFTIVILAIACTLKLPPKDWHPQRDFAASSTIAARTYPANLFKSRSFYGLWICYAIATLIGLSAIGISSPVGEEMINIDPKFAASSVALFAVFNGMSRPLFGWLSDRLQPHRVAIASYTLILIACILMANAQPGQVARYLIAFCLFWFCLGGWLAMAPTITLRFFHPDQYAQNYGIVFTAYGVGALVGTLATGRIRDWLGTYTYAFYPMALLAIVGIIVASSMLKYDSSRPITQESL, encoded by the coding sequence ATGAAGATTCTCACTCACAAGTCTGAGTTGAAAGTGCTTGGACTGCCTGCTGACCAAGGAAGATGGCTACTTCTTCCATTAGGGATGAGTGTTCTGCTATGTCTGGGCAGTATTTATGCTTGGAGCGTCTTTAGAAAGCCTTTAGAAAGTGAACTGAACATTAGCGCAACAGAAAGCTTATTACCTTTTACTGTGGCGCTTGTTTTTTATGCTGCGCTGATGCCGATCGCAGGGTTCTACATTTCTAAGCTTGGAACTCGCACCATGACGGCAATTGGAGGAATCATTGTCGGCTGCGGCTATCTTCTTTCGAGCTTTGTCCATCAAATTGAAATGATGGTGCTGACCTATGGAGTGATCGCTGGTACGGGAGTTGGGATCGCTTACGGTGTCCCGATGGTTGTCGTTTCTCGGTGGTTCCCAGATCAGAAAGGGTTAGCCGTTGGACTCACGATCGTTGGATTTGGGCTTTCTCCTCTGATTACGGCTCCCCTAGCAAATCAACTCATTGACATTTACACCGTTCGACCGACTTTACGGATACTTGGGATCATTTTTACGATCGTGATTCTAGCAATCGCTTGCACCTTGAAATTACCGCCTAAAGATTGGCACCCTCAGAGAGATTTCGCTGCTTCATCGACGATCGCTGCTCGAACTTATCCAGCCAACTTATTCAAAAGTCGATCGTTCTATGGACTTTGGATTTGCTATGCGATCGCAACGTTGATTGGCCTAAGTGCCATTGGAATTTCTAGTCCAGTCGGTGAAGAGATGATCAACATTGATCCAAAATTCGCAGCTAGTAGTGTTGCGCTGTTTGCGGTGTTTAATGGCATGAGTCGTCCTTTGTTTGGATGGTTAAGCGATCGCCTTCAGCCTCATCGTGTCGCGATCGCATCTTATACCCTCATTCTGATTGCCTGTATTCTCATGGCAAATGCTCAGCCAGGACAAGTTGCACGGTATCTGATTGCTTTTTGTCTCTTTTGGTTTTGTCTAGGCGGATGGTTAGCAATGGCTCCAACGATCACTTTGCGATTTTTCCATCCTGACCAATATGCTCAAAACTATGGGATTGTCTTTACTGCCTATGGAGTCGGTGCTTTAGTCGGAACTTTGGCAACTGGAAGAATTCGAGATTGGTTGGGAACCTATACATATGCGTTTTATCCGATGGCGTTGCTTGCGATCGTGGGCATCATTGTTGCTAGCTCAATGCTGAAGTACGATTCAAGTCGCCCAATCACACAAGAGAGCCTTTAA
- a CDS encoding malic enzyme-like NAD(P)-binding protein: MSDLLTPNSSFSLTIRFEVPNRPGMLASVTQAISTLGGSMGQIDLIDQTRAISMRDITIDAASAEHAETIVQAVKDLPHIKVLDVYDRTFTLHRGGKISVVSKIPLRGQADLAMAYTPGVGRICNAIAEEPQRVYELTVKGNMVAIVTDGSAVLGLGNLGAEASMPVMEGKAMLFKEFGGLDAFPICLATQDTDEIVETVKRIAPVFGGVNLEDIAAPRCFEIEARLQRELNIPVFHDDQHGTAIVTLAALTNALKLVNKNISDVRIVINGAGAAGVAIATLLQKDGANEIIMCDSKGILSNDRTDLNPQKRSFAVDQSGNLADAMKGADVFLGVSAPGVVTPEMVKSMATDPIVFAMANPIPEIQPELVKNDVAVMATGRSDYPNQINNVLAFPGVFRGALDCRASTFTTNMYLQAALAIASLIKTDELDREHIVPSVFDERVAKVVAAAVQRAAREDGVAQG, translated from the coding sequence ATGTCAGATCTTCTTACCCCTAATTCCAGTTTTAGCTTGACTATCCGCTTTGAGGTTCCGAATCGTCCGGGAATGCTTGCCAGTGTCACCCAAGCAATCTCCACACTGGGTGGCAGTATGGGACAGATTGATTTGATTGACCAGACTCGCGCCATTTCGATGCGAGATATTACCATCGATGCGGCGAGTGCTGAACATGCAGAAACGATCGTGCAAGCCGTTAAAGATCTCCCTCACATTAAAGTGCTCGATGTGTACGATCGTACGTTCACTCTTCATCGAGGCGGCAAAATTAGTGTTGTCAGTAAGATACCCCTCCGAGGTCAAGCAGATCTCGCGATGGCTTATACTCCTGGGGTCGGACGGATTTGTAATGCGATCGCAGAAGAACCGCAGCGCGTGTACGAATTGACGGTGAAAGGAAACATGGTGGCGATCGTCACCGATGGCAGCGCAGTGTTAGGCTTAGGAAATCTTGGGGCTGAAGCATCGATGCCTGTGATGGAAGGCAAAGCGATGCTATTTAAAGAATTTGGGGGATTGGATGCCTTCCCGATTTGTCTTGCGACTCAAGATACGGATGAAATTGTCGAAACCGTTAAGCGGATTGCGCCTGTATTTGGCGGTGTGAATTTAGAAGATATTGCTGCCCCTCGATGTTTTGAGATTGAAGCACGATTGCAGCGAGAGTTGAATATTCCTGTCTTTCATGATGATCAACATGGAACTGCGATCGTCACGCTTGCTGCACTCACGAATGCTTTAAAGCTCGTCAACAAGAACATATCTGACGTGCGGATTGTGATCAACGGTGCAGGCGCAGCGGGAGTTGCGATCGCAACGTTACTTCAGAAAGACGGAGCGAATGAAATCATCATGTGTGACTCGAAAGGAATTTTGTCGAACGATCGCACGGATTTGAATCCTCAAAAACGCAGCTTTGCAGTTGATCAATCGGGTAACTTAGCCGATGCGATGAAAGGCGCAGATGTCTTTCTGGGCGTGAGTGCGCCGGGAGTCGTGACACCGGAGATGGTGAAATCGATGGCAACTGATCCGATCGTCTTTGCGATGGCAAATCCGATCCCTGAAATTCAGCCGGAACTGGTCAAAAATGATGTTGCAGTCATGGCAACCGGGCGCAGTGATTACCCGAATCAGATCAACAATGTGTTGGCATTTCCGGGGGTGTTTCGTGGGGCATTAGATTGTCGTGCTTCGACCTTTACGACAAATATGTATTTGCAGGCAGCTTTAGCGATCGCGTCTCTCATCAAAACCGATGAACTCGATCGAGAACACATTGTGCCCTCTGTCTTTGATGAGCGGGTGGCGAAGGTGGTTGCTGCGGCAGTTCAACGGGCTGCGAGAGAAGATGGAGTCGCACAGGGATAA
- a CDS encoding SRPBCC domain-containing protein gives MPSLYTEVEINAARSQIWQILIAKERWKYWNTFLFDCDPNRPFIQGRDVSLSVLRSPGEDEIQFRPIVTLVQPNYCLKWLSSIPGLHNEHVFELQDIGVNQTRFSYQQNFSGTFARFLLPFIRQEERKGIQRMAWELKRYAEKLGS, from the coding sequence ATGCCGAGTTTATACACCGAAGTTGAAATTAATGCCGCTCGATCGCAGATCTGGCAAATCCTGATCGCTAAAGAACGCTGGAAATATTGGAATACTTTTTTATTTGACTGCGACCCAAATCGCCCGTTTATCCAAGGACGAGATGTTTCATTGTCAGTTTTACGATCGCCCGGAGAAGATGAAATTCAATTTCGCCCGATCGTCACTTTAGTTCAACCCAATTACTGTTTGAAGTGGCTTTCTTCGATTCCCGGTTTGCACAATGAGCATGTGTTTGAGCTACAAGACATCGGAGTGAATCAAACGCGATTTTCGTATCAGCAGAATTTTTCTGGAACGTTTGCCCGTTTTTTGTTGCCTTTTATTCGTCAAGAGGAACGAAAAGGGATTCAGCGGATGGCATGGGAATTGAAGCGCTACGCTGAAAAGCTTGGATCATGA
- the petA gene encoding cytochrome f: protein MRSSFLRKAIVTIAAIATLLAGSFALPQAASAYPIFAQSQYENPREATGRIVCANCHLGAKPTEVEVPQSVLPDTVFEAVVKIPYDTSVQQVQGDGSKGPLNVGAVLMLPDGFKLAPEDRMTDEQKEKAAELYIQPYSDAHPNWLVVGPVPGEQYQEIEFPILSPDPKTDKSLRFGKYPVHVGGNRGRGQVYPTGQKSNNAVYNASAAGQISAIAKTEEGGYTVTITGENGATATDEIPAGPELIVAQGDTVKAGDPLTSNPNVGGFGQVDKEIVLQNPDRIKGLLAFFAIVSLTQIMLVLKKKQVERVQAAEMNF, encoded by the coding sequence ATGAGAAGTAGTTTTCTAAGAAAAGCGATCGTGACGATCGCGGCGATCGCAACGTTACTCGCAGGCAGCTTTGCTTTGCCTCAAGCGGCTTCTGCATACCCGATTTTTGCTCAAAGCCAATACGAAAATCCCCGTGAGGCTACGGGTCGGATTGTCTGTGCAAACTGCCATTTAGGTGCAAAGCCGACCGAAGTAGAAGTTCCTCAGTCCGTTTTGCCGGATACCGTGTTTGAAGCAGTGGTGAAAATCCCTTACGACACCAGCGTGCAGCAAGTGCAAGGCGATGGCTCGAAAGGTCCGTTGAATGTCGGTGCAGTCTTGATGTTGCCAGACGGATTCAAGCTTGCTCCAGAAGATCGGATGACTGACGAGCAGAAAGAAAAGGCTGCGGAACTCTACATCCAGCCTTACAGTGATGCTCATCCGAACTGGTTAGTCGTTGGTCCTGTTCCGGGTGAGCAGTATCAAGAAATCGAGTTTCCGATTCTTTCACCTGATCCGAAGACTGATAAGTCTTTGCGCTTTGGTAAGTATCCGGTGCATGTCGGCGGAAACCGCGGTCGTGGACAGGTTTATCCGACTGGACAAAAGAGCAATAACGCGGTCTATAACGCTTCTGCGGCAGGTCAGATTTCTGCGATCGCGAAAACCGAAGAAGGCGGCTATACCGTTACGATTACGGGCGAAAATGGCGCAACTGCAACTGATGAGATTCCAGCAGGACCCGAGTTGATCGTGGCTCAAGGTGACACGGTGAAAGCAGGTGATCCGTTGACCAGCAACCCGAACGTCGGTGGATTTGGTCAAGTCGATAAGGAGATCGTGTTACAGAACCCAGACCGGATTAAAGGTCTGCTCGCTTTCTTTGCGATCGTTTCCTTGACTCAAATCATGTTGGTTCTGAAGAAGAAACAGGTCGAGCGCGTTCAAGCCGCTGAAATGAATTTCTAA
- the petC gene encoding cytochrome b6-f complex iron-sulfur subunit translates to MAQLSESSDVPSMGRRQFMNALMFGSEALVALGALYPVVKYFIPPSAGGASGGVTAKDALGNDILVSEYTKSHPAGDRSLAQGLKGDPTYVVVTNDGIESYGINAVCTHLGCVVPWNANENKFMCPCHGSQYDSTGKVVRGPAPLSLALVHASVENDKISFTPWTETDFRTGDDPWWA, encoded by the coding sequence ATGGCTCAATTATCCGAATCTTCTGATGTCCCAAGCATGGGTCGTCGCCAATTTATGAACGCCTTGATGTTTGGCTCTGAAGCGTTGGTCGCGCTCGGTGCTTTATATCCAGTCGTGAAATACTTTATTCCGCCGTCGGCTGGTGGCGCTTCGGGAGGTGTCACGGCAAAAGACGCGCTTGGCAACGATATTCTTGTCAGCGAATATACAAAATCCCATCCCGCCGGCGATCGTTCTCTCGCTCAAGGCTTGAAAGGTGATCCGACTTACGTTGTGGTCACAAATGATGGCATTGAGAGCTATGGCATTAACGCGGTGTGTACTCACCTCGGTTGTGTCGTGCCTTGGAACGCAAATGAAAACAAATTTATGTGTCCGTGCCACGGTTCGCAGTATGACAGCACTGGCAAGGTCGTTCGTGGCCCCGCTCCTCTGTCTTTGGCATTGGTTCATGCCAGCGTTGAGAACGACAAGATCTCCTTTACGCCTTGGACTGAAACCGATTTCCGTACAGGCGACGATCCTTGGTGGGCTTAA
- a CDS encoding DUF3067 family protein — MTFRLSIRDCGIDLRNVTNFAIAMMTGRDLQQILLQKWGRSYDIQVRRTQGKFFVQIMWKYLEQLSFPLSEAEYLEHLDQVATYLAGWGAIEQVQSYIAKTRERPRQGKAVSIPIDLGDRASEWLLEDF, encoded by the coding sequence TTGACATTCAGATTATCGATACGAGACTGTGGAATTGATTTACGAAATGTTACAAATTTTGCGATCGCCATGATGACAGGACGAGATCTTCAACAAATTCTGCTCCAGAAGTGGGGGCGCTCCTACGATATCCAGGTGCGCCGTACCCAAGGGAAGTTCTTTGTTCAGATTATGTGGAAATATTTGGAGCAGTTGTCGTTCCCGCTGTCTGAGGCGGAATATTTGGAGCATTTGGATCAGGTGGCGACGTATTTGGCAGGATGGGGCGCGATCGAACAGGTGCAGTCTTATATTGCAAAAACTCGTGAACGTCCAAGACAGGGCAAGGCAGTCAGTATTCCAATCGATTTGGGCGATCGCGCTTCAGAATGGCTATTAGAAGATTTCTGA
- a CDS encoding BMP family lipoprotein, translated as MTKISKVSKFLGQIGLTVVLGSIVGACGGGSTPNSASSPAAGSGDYVVGMVLVGPKNDAGWNQVHFEGIQSAIQKVAGTKLEYVDKVNPGDRPNVKGSQVADDLIAKGAKFIIFNSDDFKDDALETAKKHTNVTVIHASGDYAWKDGKNFKNQANLGNIMGRMEYGKMIAGCTAALGTETGKIGYLGPLINDETRRYSSAAFLGAKYCWETYRKRPASELTFKVTWIGFWFNIPGKTLDPTKVADDYYNGGFDVVMSGIDTPEAAVQGKKAAEAGKKVKYVHYDLPTGCSLAPSICLGVPFYNWSIPYADALQKAKDGKYTSEFVWSGPDWQNLTNPTAGMIGFNPGQALGENQKFLDEFVKGMSSGSINLYKGPIKFQDGTDFVKAGETATEQQIWYMPQLLAGMDGPSK; from the coding sequence ATGACAAAGATATCGAAGGTATCGAAATTTCTCGGTCAGATCGGACTGACCGTTGTTCTTGGCTCGATCGTGGGAGCCTGCGGAGGTGGGAGCACTCCTAACTCTGCTTCCTCCCCTGCTGCTGGCAGTGGAGATTACGTCGTTGGCATGGTTTTAGTGGGTCCAAAAAACGATGCAGGCTGGAACCAGGTACACTTTGAGGGCATTCAAAGTGCAATTCAAAAAGTTGCGGGTACAAAATTAGAGTACGTAGACAAGGTGAACCCTGGCGATCGTCCCAACGTTAAAGGTTCTCAAGTCGCAGATGACTTGATTGCCAAAGGCGCAAAATTCATTATCTTTAACTCGGATGACTTTAAAGATGATGCCTTGGAGACTGCCAAGAAACATACCAATGTGACTGTGATTCATGCCTCTGGGGATTATGCTTGGAAAGACGGCAAGAATTTCAAAAACCAAGCCAATCTCGGCAATATCATGGGACGGATGGAGTACGGGAAGATGATTGCCGGATGTACTGCCGCCTTGGGAACTGAAACGGGAAAAATTGGGTATTTAGGTCCCTTGATCAATGATGAAACTCGGCGATATAGTTCTGCTGCTTTTCTCGGCGCAAAATACTGCTGGGAGACCTATCGAAAGCGTCCGGCATCAGAGTTGACGTTCAAAGTGACTTGGATTGGATTCTGGTTCAATATTCCAGGTAAAACGCTTGATCCGACCAAGGTTGCTGATGACTACTACAATGGGGGCTTTGATGTTGTGATGAGTGGCATTGATACGCCAGAAGCAGCAGTACAAGGAAAAAAAGCAGCAGAAGCTGGGAAGAAAGTAAAATACGTGCACTATGACTTACCAACGGGCTGTTCGCTAGCTCCTAGCATTTGTTTGGGTGTGCCGTTTTACAATTGGTCAATTCCTTATGCAGATGCTTTGCAGAAAGCAAAAGATGGCAAGTACACGAGCGAATTTGTCTGGTCTGGTCCTGACTGGCAAAACCTCACCAATCCCACTGCTGGAATGATTGGGTTTAATCCAGGTCAGGCGTTAGGTGAGAATCAAAAATTCCTGGATGAGTTTGTCAAAGGAATGAGCAGTGGCAGCATTAATCTCTACAAAGGACCGATCAAGTTCCAAGACGGAACAGACTTTGTCAAAGCCGGAGAGACTGCAACAGAACAACAAATTTGGTATATGCCGCAGTTGTTGGCTGGAATGGATGGACCCAGTAAATAG
- a CDS encoding ABC transporter ATP-binding protein — protein sequence MQIELQQITKRFGQVLANDQVSMTVQAGSIHGLLGENGAGKSTIVKVLSGFISRDSGSVLFDGEAANIKTPADAIRSGVGMLHQDPLDFPPLSVLDNFVVGRGEVLAKGLFSGLKFVNLDRARQEFLRLSETFNFSLNPDVRVADLTVGERQQLEIIRLLSLGVKTLILDEPTTGISASQKTALFEAARRLAAEGKSVIFVSHKLEDVEELCDRVTVMRAGQVVGHAEIPCPDSVLIDLIFGKELALPIKPRTQQSEPMLELDGIVVKDDRLTLKVDTLTAYKGEVIGLAGLEGSGQQLLLLLCAGLMRASAGRIEIDALDMTQKPYPAYLKHGIGYSPADRLKDGLIRGLSIHEHVILRQPNQSPFIDWKATHQTALEAIAMFNIRGKPHSHVERLSGGNQQRTQLALLPVPLNLLLMEHPTRGLDIESTLWVWQQLIARCQTGTTILFMSSDLDEIMQYSDRVLVFSGGEVSEPIAASELTVEKLGQMIGGRFE from the coding sequence ATGCAAATCGAACTCCAACAGATTACAAAGCGCTTTGGGCAAGTCCTGGCAAATGATCAGGTTTCGATGACTGTTCAAGCAGGAAGTATTCATGGCTTGCTCGGAGAGAATGGTGCGGGAAAAAGCACGATCGTCAAAGTTCTCAGTGGTTTCATCTCGCGCGATTCCGGCTCAGTCCTTTTCGATGGTGAAGCAGCTAACATTAAAACGCCTGCTGATGCGATTCGCTCTGGCGTTGGGATGCTGCATCAAGATCCGCTCGACTTTCCACCCCTTTCGGTGCTGGATAACTTTGTGGTCGGTCGAGGCGAAGTGCTGGCAAAAGGATTATTTTCGGGGTTGAAGTTCGTGAATCTCGATCGCGCTCGACAAGAATTTCTCCGTCTGAGCGAAACCTTTAATTTCTCACTCAATCCGGATGTTCGTGTTGCTGATCTAACCGTTGGAGAACGCCAACAGTTGGAAATCATTCGATTGTTGTCTCTCGGTGTGAAGACCCTAATTCTCGATGAACCGACGACCGGAATTTCTGCGTCTCAAAAGACGGCATTGTTTGAAGCAGCACGACGATTAGCGGCTGAAGGAAAATCTGTGATCTTCGTGTCGCACAAGCTTGAGGATGTAGAGGAGTTATGCGATCGCGTTACTGTAATGCGGGCAGGGCAGGTCGTCGGTCATGCCGAAATTCCTTGTCCAGATTCAGTGCTGATTGATCTGATCTTTGGGAAAGAACTTGCTTTACCCATCAAGCCGAGGACTCAGCAATCTGAACCAATGTTGGAACTCGACGGCATTGTGGTCAAAGACGATCGCTTAACTTTGAAAGTCGATACTTTGACCGCCTATAAAGGTGAAGTGATCGGGCTTGCAGGACTCGAAGGCAGCGGACAGCAATTACTACTTTTACTCTGTGCTGGATTAATGCGAGCTTCAGCAGGCAGGATCGAGATTGATGCGCTTGATATGACTCAAAAACCGTATCCAGCGTATCTCAAACATGGAATTGGCTATTCGCCTGCGGATCGGCTGAAAGATGGCTTAATTCGAGGCTTATCGATCCATGAGCATGTGATTTTACGTCAGCCGAATCAGTCGCCATTCATTGATTGGAAAGCAACGCATCAGACAGCACTCGAAGCGATCGCAATGTTCAACATTCGAGGCAAGCCCCATTCTCATGTTGAAAGATTGTCTGGGGGAAATCAACAACGGACACAGCTTGCATTGTTACCCGTTCCATTAAATTTATTGTTAATGGAGCATCCGACGCGCGGATTAGATATTGAATCAACCTTGTGGGTTTGGCAGCAGTTAATTGCTCGATGTCAAACTGGCACCACGATTTTATTTATGTCTTCAGATTTGGATGAAATCATGCAGTATAGCGATCGCGTTTTAGTCTTCAGTGGTGGAGAAGTTTCAGAGCCGATTGCAGCATCAGAACTCACAGTCGAAAAGCTTGGACAGATGATTGGGGGACGCTTTGAGTAA